From the genome of Vicia villosa cultivar HV-30 ecotype Madison, WI linkage group LG2, Vvil1.0, whole genome shotgun sequence, one region includes:
- the LOC131652078 gene encoding soluble inorganic pyrophosphatase 1-like, translating to MANHEEAKSHPKLNERILSSMSRRTVAAHPWHDVEIGPGAPAVFNCVIEIGKGGKVKYELDKKSGLIKVDRVLYSSVVYPHNYGFIPRTICEDSDPLDVLVLMQEPVLPGTFLRARAIGLMPMIDQGEKDDKIIAVCADDPEFRHYTDIKELPPHRLAEIRRFFEDYKKNENKKVDVDDFLPAESAIDSIKYSMDLYASYIVESLRK from the exons atggctaaccatgaagaGGCAAAGTCTCACCCTAAGCTCAATGAAAGAATACTTTCTTCCATGTCCAGGAGAACTGTTGCTGCTCACCCCTGGCATGATGTAGAGATAG GACCAGGAGCTCCTGCAGTTTTCAATTGT GTGATTGAAATTGGCAAAGGTGGTAAGGTTAAGTATGAGCTGGACAAGAAAAGTGGACTTATAAAG GTTGATCGTGTTCTTTACTCATCTGTTGTCTACCCACACAACTATGGTTTCATCCCACGAACCATCTGTGAAGACAGTGATCCTTTGGATGTTCTGGTTCTGATGCAG GAACCTGTGCTACCTGGTACCTTCCTCCGTGCTCGTGCTATTGGATTAATGCCCATGATTGACCAG GGTGAGAAGGATGACAAGATCATAGCAGTTTGTGCTGATGACCCAGAGTTCCGCCATTACACAGACATCAAAGAGCTTCCTCCACATCGACTGGCTGAAATAAGAAGATTCTTTGAGGACT ACAAGAAGAATGAGAACAaaaaagttgatgttgatgattttCTACCAGCTGAGTCTGCCATTGATTCCATCAAGTACTCCAT GGACCTCTATGCTTCTTACATAGTTGAGAGCTTAAGGAAGTAA
- the LOC131652076 gene encoding uncharacterized protein LOC131652076, protein MEKTRLDELFPLTPSSIFSTKKGRSGYEPSDTETEWQDTPRHERGRKNMTLVSSSPSIAGSVLNQPRRRYLSKSPYKLRIAREEGNDDEDASLSYMSGLNSSRNISPLPRPDFGRTVSPYSRNHLQKTPSNENRKANSGLLEVDRASTKPNYRRAVTAPRLRDQQQTLQNTARILKQREKSPFKTGSIREREVNETKAQVKLSKNNPTDDYSSALESTDSIQPGDLFFSRECNALQAKNPSLPKKVEQYGYFSPRPVITTINNAPESGKFNTNMNKPRTSSSNTLLSRTTMGPSIRKGSGSGNSSTKSSVKSDASTKTTESMRKFTSNRKKNQKDAWFSCMMRTGNCRTSRKSPERRPIDEASLIERTTIVESIPQLWADKHQPASLNGFICNKQEAQLLKELVVSRSSCPHILLKGPSGSGKRDLAMAFLREAYGDSCCKLSHDLRHFPIQDKRTVKVSVPITSSPHHMELNANSEPNAKYALMGLIKEISNIYAIAPEVSNVNFKSDYKVIILYEVDKAVENIQHLIKWIIDRYSDICKLVLCCEDDENIIAPVKNRFKVINVDAPQTHEIIEALTQIANKEEIDLSMSFAMKIATKSKQNLREAILALEACKAHNYPFSEEQPIPVGWEKIVIELAVEILTDPSFSRLLSIRGKFQMLLLDFVHPKLILLKLVEELLRRVETGLKRELYYWHAYYVSNE, encoded by the exons ATGGAGAAGACACGACTAGATGAATTATTTCCTCTGACTCCAAGTTCAATATTCTCGACCAAGAAGGGACGCAGTGGATACGAACCATCAGACACAGAGACGGAGTGGCAAGACACTCCACGTCACGAACGAGGTAGAAAGAACATGACCTTAGTCTCGTCGTCACCTTCGATAGCAGGTTCGGTTCTTAACCAACCAAGAAGACGATATCTCAGCAAATCACCCTATAAGCTACGCATAGCACGCGAGGAGGGTAATGATGATGAAGACGCTTCGTTATCATACATGTCTGGTTTGAACTCAAGTAGAAATATTAGTCCTTTGCCAAGACCCGACTTTGGAAGAACTGTGTCTCCTTATAGCAGAAATCATCTGCAAAAAACACCTTCTAATGAAAACAGAAAAGCGAATTCAGGACTTCTGGAAGTGGATAGAGCGAGTACGAAACCAAACTACAGGAGAGCAGTAACTGCTCCAAGATTGAGAGACCAACAGCAAACACTGCAAAACACAGCGAGAATTCTGAAACAAAGGGAAAAATCTCCCTTCAAAACAGGTTCAATTAGAGAAAGAGAAGTCAATGAAACGAAAGCACAAGTGAAGCTATCGAAAAATAATCCTACGGATGATTATTCATCAGCACTGGAAAGTACAGACTCAATTCAACCTGGTGACCTTTTCTTTTCCCGCGAATGCAATGCCTTGCAAGCGAAGAATCCTTCATTGCCTAAAAAAGTTGAACAATACGGTTATTTTAGTCCAAGACCGGTGATCACCACCATTAACAACGCACCTGAAAGTGGTAAATTCAATACGAATATGAATAAGCCGAGAACCTCTTCCAGTAATACGTTGCTGTCTCGAACAACGATGGGACCATCAATCAGAAAGGGAAGTGGAAGTGGAAACTCGAGCACTAAATCTAGCGTAAAAAGTGACGCTAGCACAAAGACAACCGAAAGCATGAGGAAATTCACATCCAACAGAAAAAAGAACCAGAAAGATGCATGGTTTTCCTGCATGATGAGAACAGGGAACTGTAGAACTTCAAGAAAATCACCTGAACGTAGACCAATCGACGAAGCTTCCTTGATCGAGAGGACAACAATTGTGGAAAGCATTCCACAACTTTGGGCCGATAAACATCAACCAGCTTCACTCAATGGCTTCATTTGCAACAAACAAGAAGCTCAACTTCTCAAGGAACTAGTA GTGTCACGGAGCTCTTGTCCTCACATTTTGCTCAAAGGACCCTCTGGCTCCGGGAAAAGAGATCTAGCAATGGCTTTTCTTAGAGAAGCATACGGCGATTCATGTTGTAAA CTGTCACATGATCTAAGACATTTCCCTATTCAG GACAAAAGGACTGTGAAAGTATCGGTTCCAATCACGTCAAGTCCTCATCACATGGAGCTCAATGCAAATTCAGAACCAAATGCTAAATATGCTTTGATGGGACTAATCAAAGAAATCAGCAATATATATGCAATTGCCCCTGAAGTAAGCAATGTGAATTTCAAGTCAGATTATAAAG TAATAATTCTTTACGAGGTCGACAAAGCGGTAGAGAACATTCAACACTTGATCAAATGGATCATAGACCGTTATTCAGATATATGCAAATTAGTTCTATGCtgtgaagatgatgaaaatattatTGCACCCGTGAAAAACCGGTTCAAAGTTATCAATGTTGATGCACCTCAAACTCATGAA ATTATTGAGGCTCTTACGCAGATAGCGAATAAAGAGGAAATTGATCTATCCATGAGTTTTGCCATGAAGATTGCTACAAAATCTAAGCAGAACCTCAGGGAAGCAATACTGGCCCTTGAAGCCTGCAAAGCACATAA CTATCCATTTTCAGAAGAGCAACCAATTCCAGTTGGATGGGAGAAGATTGTAATAGAACTTGCTGTAGAGATCCTAACTGATCCATCATTTTCGCG CTTGCTCTCAATAAGAGGGAAATTTCAAATGCTTCTCCTGGATTTTGTCCACCCGAAATTGATTCTCCTG AAACTTGTGGAAGAGCTCTTAAGAAGAGTTGAGACCGGCTTAAAACGGGAGCTCTACTACTGGCATGCTTATTATGTGAGTAACGAGTAA
- the LOC131652077 gene encoding isoflavone reductase, whose amino-acid sequence MASENKILILGPTGAIGRHIVWASIKAGNPTYALVRKTSVNVNKPKLLTAANPETKEELLQNFHASGVILLEGDINDHETLVNAIKQVDTVICAAGRQQIEDQVKIIKAIKEAGNVKRFFPSEFGLDVDRQHAVEPVRQVFEEKASIRRVIESEGVPYTYLCCHAFTGYFLRNLAQLDAIIPPRDKVVILGDGNVKGAYVTEADVGTYTIRAANDPNTLNKAVHIRLPNNYLTTNEVIALWEKKIGKTLEKTYVSEEQVLKDIQESPFPNNYFLALNHSQQIKGDAVYEIDPAKDIEAYDAYPDVKYTTADEYLNQFV is encoded by the exons aTGGCCTCAGAAAACAAAATCCTGATCCTTGGACCAACAGGAGCTATTGGAAGACACATAGTTTGGGCAAGTATTAAAGCTGGAAATCCAACATATGCTTTGGTTAGGAAAACATCTGTCAATGTTAACAAACCAAAACTACTCACAGCTGCTAATCCTGAAACCAAGGAAGAGCTTCTTCAAAATTTTCATGCTTCTGGAGTTATTCTACTTGAA GGTGATATAAATGATCATGAAACTCTTGTTAACGCAATCAAGCAAGTTGATACTGTGATATGTGCTGCTGGTAGACAACAAATTGAAGATCAAGTTAAGATTATTAAAGCAATTAAAGAAGCCGGAAACGTAAAG AGATTCTTCCCATCTGAGTTTGGACTAGATGTGGATCGTCAGCATGCGGTTGAGCCCGTGAgacaagtttttgaagaaaaagcgaGTATAAGAAGAGTAATCGAATCTGAAGGAGTTCCTTACACTTATCTTTGTTGTCATGCCTTTACCGGTTACTTCTTACGTAACTTGGCTCAACTCGACGCCATTATTCCTCCTCGCGATAAAGTTGTCATTCTAGGAGACGGAAACGTGAAAG GAGCATATGTGACTGAGGCTGATGTTGGGACATATACCATCAGAGCAGCAAATGATCCCAACACATTGAACAAAGCTGTCCACATAAGACTCCCTAACAATTATTTGACAACAAATGAGGTCATTGCTCTATGGGAGAAAAAAATCGGAAAAACTCTTGAGAAAACATATGTTTCAGAGGAGCAAGTTCTTAAAGACATTCAAG AATCTCCATTCCCTAATAACTATTTTTTGGCATTGAACCATTCACAACAAATAAAGGGAGATGCAGTGTATGAGATTGACCCTGCCAAAGATATTGAAGCTTATGATGCTTATCCTGATGTGAAATACactactgctgatgaatatttGAACCAATTTGTCTGA